ACCGGGGAGATCGACAACGACGGGAATGTCAAACTTCTTCAGCTCATCAGCAGGTCCGATACCGCTGAGCTTGAGGATCTGGGGAGTGTTGTAGACACCACCAGCGACGATGACCTCACGAGAAGCGGTAGCGTTACCAGCGACACCAGCAGCACCAGTGGAGAGAGGGCTGGCGCTGTAGAGGTGCTTGCCGTCGAGGAACTCCACACCAGTAGCACGGGGAGTATCCTCGGACTCGTCGAAGAGAACCTTGGTGACGTAGGCGTTAGTGCGGACATCGAGAGGGTATCGCTTGGTGCCGTTCTCGAACTTGGCATCGCGGACAGAGAGGATGAACTCGCGGGGTCCAACACGGCTGGCGGACTTGGTGGAGAGAGGGATCTGGTAGTAGCCAGCCTTCTGGTCACGAGCGAGGGTATCGGCGTTGGCATCGCCAGCAATGAGGGTCTCCATGGTGAGAAGCTCACCACTAACCTCGGAGAGGGCAGTGGCACCTCCAACAAGGAGGCTCATGAGCTGAGCATCACCGAGAGGGATGCTGAGAGGGGCAGTCTCGGTGCTCAACCAGCCATCGTAACCGTGGCCAGGCTGAGCAGGGAGAAGGTGGTTGTTGTCCTCGGCCTTGACAAAGTACTTTCGCATGTTATCGGCGGACCAAGAGTCGTCGCCGGTGAGAGAAGCAATGTACTCAAAGTCAGACTGGTGGGGGTATACAGCGATCAGAGCGTTGTGAGCAGTGCAGCCACCGAGAGCCTGAGTACGAGGGTACAGAGTACCCTTGAGCTTGGCATCAGCGGGAGGGTTGAGACCAGTGTACTCTCCGTTGGGAGTGTCGTAGGTGGTCTTGAAGTCACGGGCCTGTCGCTCATCGTCGGCGTAGTGCTTGACGAAGAAGTTCCAAGAGATCTCGGGGTCCTCGGAAGCGTTGGCCGAGTAGGCAGGGACGGTGTAGTTGGTGGTGGCGTAGTCATCACCAGCCTCGATGAGGAGAGTCTTGTGGCCAGCCATGGCAAGGCGAGCGGCCAGAGGACCACCACCGGCACCAGAACCGACAACAATGTACTCGTAGCCAGTGAGGGCGACTGCATAGGCAGACAGGGGGGCGGCCAGAAGGCCGGTGAGGAAAGATTGTCTCATGgtgaattaattaattaatcgaGATGCAGTAAACAAAAGTCAGACAAGGGAACTAAAGGAGTGGTTTCCCTGTAATGCGATAGGTCTAGTCGTCGTCAAAGAAGGACTAAGGAAGGAATGACTGGTCAGAGATCGACTGATGACTGGAAAAAGAAAGTGGTAGACATGTCTTGGGTATTTAAACAGTTGGATATACCGAGAGTCCTGCATTCTGAGCCGAGACATCCATGCAGATGCATCCGATGTCGACGTCGGCAGTGCCCATATACCGAGGCTGCGAACATCTGATTACAGGCATATGCAATGCAACTGTATCAGGGAGAGTTGCACAAATTCCAGAAATAACAGCTTCCAGAACCAATTACAGGTATAGCCAAGACATTATAGATATGACTTTCTTGGATCTGCAGTGAAGATGTTGCAATTCGGTGCAATCTTGAACCGTGTGAACCCATCGTCAAAGTAACATTCACCACATTGCATAAAAGAATCGTAACTGTGAAGGGAATGGTACCGGAGAATGGTGGCTCTGTACAGCGAAACTCCGTACATCCGTTACTTGCTAAGGACTCGCGTGGTTTCCGTCCAACGGCTTTTGAGGCGGAACAAGGTTAGTGAGCCGCATGGCGTTGCATTTCTATCTCTAGTTGATCCAATGCCCGCTCGTGGCGAGGCAGGGGACAGGTATTGTTGGTGTCGCATCACTGATCTACGACAGGGGTTATACCCCTGATGACCCCTTTCTTGATCTATCTCTCCTGCGGCCTTTAGTAATATGCCCGATTTCTTGATGAGTATTTGGTCTAGTCTCACTCTCATCGTCAGGAACAAGAGACGACACGTGCATGACCCGTCATTCCGTGTGGATTCGTCTGATCTGCTGATGCGATGATGCCATGGTTCAGGCTGCCTCCGGGGGAGACGAAGCCATGATAGTGGCCGTTCTTATCAAGAAGCATTGACGTTAGTACGATCCGAGTGGTTAATTATGGGCGTTTTAATGTGTCCGGATTATATCCTCCGCAATTAATTTACCGTTGAGAATTCAGCTCGGAAAAACACCAACAAGAATAAAGACGTGACCCAGTATTGTTGGTTGGATGTCTAGTTTAATTACCAACGATCCACTTACAAGTCCCGGGTAGGTTCTGCCAACTAAGAAACCTGCATTTCTGAATGTCTTCCAACTTGGTAGTTCTGTTAGCCATGTCATCTGATGCATAAAGAATCGTAAAACCTTGAATAGACCAAGAGCATGGACATCCATTTGAGTAGTAAGTAACAGCGCTTTATTGCAAAAGCTGGGGAGGGTTTGTGAGGTTAAAAAGTAAGTTGCAGATCGTTATACAATGAGATATCCACTGTCCCGCAACGGCTCCCACATACCTCCATACTTGGTGACAGTAGTAAATTTCCGCAATAGATCACATAACAACATGGCTACAGTATTATGATCGActtctatttaaatttaGTCTAACATGTTTGATCTCGTTCATTCAAGTTCGGGTAAGGCACACGGAAAGACAGTGTCTTTTTTTGGCTGCGATAAACCCGCATCGCTAGGACTGGGCCGCCAGGAAGTCGAAACATTTTTGACTTTTTAAATTCCATCAAATGGCATGACTGATCCAGATTTGCAATCCAATGCTGTTACTTCTATGCACAGGAAGAGTTTGTGTATAATCCGGGTCATACTTCTAGTCCTGGAGGCAAGCCGGTCTTTATTTTTGGCAACTTGTTCTCTATTTTATACATACATCTACTGTCTTCACGGACTGTGAGATCTCTTAGTATTGTTCTTAATTCCGCCCGACACGTGTGAGACCGCGGAAAAGAACATCCAATTCCCAGGGTATGTGTATCAGTGACCCGCTAGATCCACTGTTGACGGGTTATTCAACGGCGGGGAACCCAAACTATTTATTAGGCCCAATGTTAATCTCACAGGATCTTGGATTCTACATTACGACAATCTCTAATGTAATTCTTTGTTCCAGTAAGAAAAGGCACAGTAAGAGATGGTCGTcaaagtaaaaaaacaagaGATTTTAATAGGAACTCGACCGTCTTTAATCACGGGTACGACACTGGTTGAACCCTCACTCCTCGCTTAAAGCAATGACCACCTGATCATACACCGGAGGGTCCCGAATCCCCGTCCCAGGAGAGTCTTCAGGTGCGGTACTCCACAGTTTCTCAAATGTCAACTATAGCCTGTCCAATACATCATCAGCACGGGGAATTGTTCAGGGTAGGAACGGACTTTATAGGTTTCAGAAACATCACAATGGCGACATGCTTCATTTTCTTGAACATCAGCCAAACTGTCAACCATTATCACATATACAAGTTTGAGTTAGGAAATAACTGTATTTAGTTAAAACCCTTCTATTTCATCGTTCATATGAACGCATTCCCAATTCTACCATAATTCCGGTGCACCAAGTCCTGACTAGATACCCATCTCCGCCCGAGTCCGTTGAGACTAGTCGGAGTCAGGAGAAGGAGGTCGGGGAGGTGGCGGATCCGGGTGAGGAATGGGGACAGGGGGACGAGGTGTAGCGGGTCCAGGTGAGTGTGGTCCAGGCATTTTGTCGATTCTAGTTTAGTTGTCGAGTTCAAGGTTGTTTAGTATGTATgggttgatgaggaagtAAAATCGTTACTGTTGGCGGAAGTATTGAGGATTTATATAGGCTGCAGAGATGGGTGATTATTTGACGAAACCGGGTTGCGGTGAGTTACGAGATGTGTATACATGTCCAAAGTCTTTGATTCATCGTTCTATATAGATCCTCTGCTTCAGAGATACATATCCGCTGCGAAACAATCCCGGTGTTGTCTAGTATTATTCACTATTGATTCCAGCGGCTGGTGCAACCACACGCCCATTAAAACAGCAAATCTAAGCATACAATACATCAACCTTCTGGCTCCTTGTTCGAATGGCGTTCGCCCTCTGTAGTCTTATTAACTACTACTTCCCATCAGACCAGAAGCGATCCAGTGCGTCCTGGCGGACTTCATACGCCCAGTGATGGCAAGTCTGATGTACCACAGGGCTCACATCAGgtccatcctcatcctcccCATCATCGTCAGCAAAGA
This Fusarium poae strain DAOMC 252244 chromosome 3, whole genome shotgun sequence DNA region includes the following protein-coding sequences:
- a CDS encoding hypothetical protein (CAZy:AA3), yielding MRQSFLTGLLAAPLSAYAVALTGYEYIVVGSGAGGGPLAARLAMAGHKTLLIEAGDDYATTNYTVPAYSANASEDPEISWNFFVKHYADDERQARDFKTTYDTPNGEYTGLNPPADAKLKGTLYPRTQALGGCTAHNALIAVYPHQSDFEYIASLTGDDSWSADNMRKYFVKAEDNNHLLPAQPGHGYDGWLSTETAPLSIPLGDAQLMSLLVGGATALSEVSGELLTMETLIAGDANADTLARDQKAGYYQIPLSTKSASRVGPREFILSVRDAKFENGTKRYPLDVRTNAYVTKVLFDESEDTPRATGVEFLDGKHLYSASPLSTGAAGVAGNATASREVIVAGGVYNTPQILKLSGIGPADELKKFDIPVVVDLPGVGTNLQDHYEISVQGNTPENFTAFDGCTFSLYTDEDPCLDRWRSPVLGDHGIYSSSGLAATMFYKSTTADKNNFDIFAFGGPVNFRGYFPNYAVNATIEHDWFSWAILKAHPRNTAGNVLLRSADPLDTPDITFNYFDTGNGDYDKDLQAMTEAVELTRKALASQPVKVQEALPGDHVKTQEDIKTYIKDNTWGHHASSTCPIGADDDKMAVLDSKFRVRGVAGLRVVDASVYPRIPGTFTAVSTYMVAEKAADIMLAELEE